A genomic segment from Armatimonadota bacterium encodes:
- a CDS encoding IS1182 family transposase, whose amino-acid sequence MARFKRGQDINQGLLLPPSLLDWLPENHLAWFIRDVVESLDVDGLLDSYRVSGKGELPYDPRLMLRVLIYAYSTGTFSSRKIATQLEENVAYRVLAGNQMPGHRTICRFRQLHIAQFSKLFVQVVHLARESGLTSLGTLAIDGSKVKANASKHKAMSYERMNKEEERLKREIQAITKMADDTDEAEDVEFGPDFRGDELPEELARRETRLKKIQEAKERLERRKAEEARQADAKREQKAKAEGREPPKERPNARKYPKGQPKPKDQENFTDPESRIMKTSKGYEQSFNAQIAVDGESRLIVATKVTNCAADVEELIPMVERAAANTEEKVGEVLADAGYRSEENFSALESAKIDGYVPIGRKRKSVPESDDDAAPTEQNESASTVDDDAATATKNDAAPTADDDTATKRMQRKLRTENGRHRYRRRKHLVESPFGWVKNVLGFRSFSLRGLVKVQGEWDLVCLALNLRRMQGMGT is encoded by the coding sequence ATGGCGCGGTTCAAACGAGGGCAGGACATCAACCAAGGCCTGCTGCTTCCCCCTTCTCTGCTCGACTGGCTCCCCGAGAACCACCTTGCGTGGTTCATCCGAGATGTAGTGGAGTCCCTGGATGTGGATGGACTGCTCGACAGCTATCGGGTGAGTGGCAAGGGCGAGCTACCGTACGACCCTCGGCTGATGCTGCGGGTGTTGATCTACGCGTACAGCACAGGGACGTTTTCCTCGCGCAAGATCGCAACGCAACTGGAAGAGAACGTCGCCTACCGTGTTCTGGCCGGGAATCAGATGCCGGGGCACCGGACGATCTGCCGCTTCCGGCAACTCCACATCGCCCAGTTTTCGAAGCTGTTCGTGCAGGTCGTGCATCTCGCCCGAGAATCGGGTCTGACGTCGCTCGGCACGCTCGCGATCGACGGAAGCAAGGTCAAGGCCAACGCCAGCAAGCACAAGGCGATGAGCTACGAACGGATGAACAAGGAAGAGGAGCGGCTGAAGCGTGAGATCCAGGCGATCACGAAGATGGCCGACGACACGGACGAGGCGGAAGACGTGGAGTTCGGGCCGGACTTTCGTGGCGACGAACTCCCCGAAGAACTCGCACGACGCGAAACGCGGCTGAAGAAGATCCAGGAAGCCAAGGAGCGACTTGAACGCCGCAAGGCCGAGGAAGCGCGGCAAGCCGACGCGAAACGCGAACAGAAGGCAAAGGCGGAGGGGCGGGAGCCACCGAAGGAACGGCCAAACGCGCGCAAGTATCCGAAGGGGCAGCCGAAGCCGAAGGACCAAGAGAACTTCACTGATCCGGAGAGCCGGATCATGAAGACTTCGAAGGGCTACGAGCAGTCGTTCAACGCCCAGATCGCGGTGGACGGCGAGTCGCGACTGATTGTCGCAACGAAGGTCACCAACTGCGCTGCCGACGTCGAGGAGTTGATCCCGATGGTCGAGCGCGCAGCAGCCAACACCGAAGAGAAGGTGGGCGAAGTGCTGGCGGATGCCGGCTACCGATCTGAGGAGAACTTCAGCGCGCTCGAGAGCGCGAAGATCGATGGCTACGTGCCGATCGGACGCAAGCGCAAGTCTGTGCCCGAGTCGGACGACGACGCGGCGCCGACGGAGCAGAACGAGTCCGCGTCCACCGTGGACGACGACGCTGCGACCGCGACGAAGAACGACGCCGCGCCGACGGCGGACGATGACACTGCTACCAAGCGGATGCAGCGCAAGCTCCGAACCGAAAATGGGCGGCATCGATACCGGAGGCGAAAGCACTTGGTCGAATCGCCGTTCGGCTGGGTGAAGAACGTGCTTGGCTTCCGCTCCTTCAGCCTGCGAGGATTGGTCAAAGTCCAGGGCGAGTGGGACCTCGTGTGTCTGGCGTTGAACCTGCGGCGAATGCAGGGGATGGGGACCTGA